From the genome of Staphylococcus haemolyticus, one region includes:
- a CDS encoding ECF transporter S component produces MQQNKRLITISMLSAIAFILTFIKFPLPFLPPYLTLDFSDVPTLLATFLLGPVAGILVALIKNILNFLFNMGDPVGPVANFLAGVSFLLSAYYVTKRQGDTPRSLVVGLAIGTIVMTIVLSILNYFVLLPLYGMIFNLGDVFNNLKIIILSGVIPFNIIKGIVISIIFALLYRRLKRVLS; encoded by the coding sequence ATGCAACAAAACAAACGTCTTATCACTATTAGCATGTTAAGTGCCATAGCGTTTATTTTAACATTCATTAAATTTCCGCTACCTTTTTTACCACCATACTTAACATTAGACTTTAGTGATGTTCCAACTTTATTAGCAACATTTCTTTTAGGTCCCGTTGCTGGTATTTTAGTAGCACTTATCAAAAATATACTTAATTTTTTATTCAATATGGGAGATCCGGTTGGTCCAGTTGCCAATTTTTTAGCAGGTGTTAGTTTCTTGTTATCCGCTTATTATGTAACTAAGCGTCAGGGAGATACACCACGTTCATTGGTTGTGGGGCTAGCAATAGGTACTATAGTGATGACTATCGTACTTAGTATACTGAATTACTTTGTTTTACTTCCATTATATGGAATGATTTTTAATTTAGGTGATGTCTTTAATAATCTAAAAATTATCATTTTATCAGGTGTTATACCTTTCAATATTATAAAAGGTATCGTGATTTCAATTATATTTGCGCTTTTATACAGAAGATTAAAACGCGTATTATCATAA
- a CDS encoding pseudouridine synthase has translation MSKELERLQKRIANSGYTSRRKAETLITEGKVKVNGQTVTELGTKVKSSDTVEVEGIKIEQEDKMYILFYKPTQVITSVSDDRGRTVVTDYFKDLETRIYPVGRLDYDTSGLLLLTNDGEFTNLMTHPRYHIQKKYVAKLKGYLMREEVKALENGIELEDGFTQPAQVKVKKQDKDKNITLVEITISEGRNRQVRRMFEHFGHQVDKLTRIEFGNLNLKGLNAGEGRVLTPHEVKVLRHMAENGK, from the coding sequence ATGAGTAAAGAATTAGAAAGGCTTCAAAAACGAATTGCTAATAGTGGATACACATCACGAAGAAAAGCTGAAACTTTAATTACCGAAGGCAAAGTTAAAGTTAATGGGCAAACCGTTACTGAATTAGGTACTAAAGTAAAAAGTTCTGATACAGTTGAGGTTGAAGGAATTAAAATTGAACAAGAAGACAAAATGTATATTTTGTTCTATAAACCAACTCAAGTTATTACAAGTGTGTCTGACGATAGAGGACGAACTGTAGTTACTGACTACTTTAAAGATTTAGAGACAAGAATTTATCCTGTTGGTAGATTAGACTATGATACATCAGGATTATTGTTACTTACTAATGATGGTGAATTTACAAACTTAATGACTCACCCAAGATATCATATTCAAAAAAAATATGTGGCTAAATTAAAAGGTTACCTCATGAGAGAAGAAGTTAAAGCTTTAGAAAATGGGATTGAACTTGAAGATGGTTTTACGCAACCAGCTCAAGTCAAAGTAAAAAAGCAAGATAAAGATAAAAATATTACACTTGTAGAAATCACTATTAGTGAAGGACGAAATCGACAAGTTCGTCGTATGTTCGAGCATTTTGGACATCAAGTTGATAAATTAACAAGAATTGAGTTCGGCAACTTGAACCTTAAAGGATTAAATGCAGGTGAGGGCAGAGTACTGACACCTCATGAAGTTAAAGTACTAAGACATATGGCAGAAAATGGAAAATAA
- a CDS encoding response regulator — translation MTNEILIVDDEDRIRRLLKLYLKRESFTIHEASNGKEAYNLAIENDYACILLDLMLPEMDGIEVASKLREHKDTPIIMLTAKGEETNRVEGFESGADDYIVKPFSPREVVLRVKALLRRTQSSKPEQSEPHARDVIEFNHLIIDNDAHRVLADNQQVNLTPKEYELLIYLAKTPNKVFDREQLLKEVWHYEFYGDLRTVDTHVKRLREKLNRVSEDAAHMIQTVWGVGYKFEVKSNDEPTK, via the coding sequence ATGACAAATGAAATATTAATTGTAGACGATGAGGATAGAATCAGAAGATTATTAAAACTATACCTAAAGAGAGAATCGTTTACGATTCATGAAGCAAGTAATGGCAAAGAAGCTTATAATCTTGCTATAGAAAATGACTATGCGTGCATACTTTTAGACTTGATGTTACCAGAAATGGATGGTATTGAAGTAGCATCCAAGTTACGTGAACATAAAGACACACCTATTATTATGCTTACAGCTAAAGGCGAAGAAACGAATAGGGTAGAAGGATTTGAGTCTGGTGCAGATGATTATATCGTCAAACCATTCTCACCAAGAGAGGTTGTTTTAAGAGTAAAAGCATTATTACGTAGAACGCAATCTTCTAAACCTGAACAAAGTGAACCTCATGCAAGAGATGTTATTGAATTTAATCATTTAATTATTGATAATGATGCGCATCGTGTATTAGCAGATAACCAACAAGTTAATTTAACTCCTAAAGAGTACGAATTACTTATTTATTTAGCTAAGACACCTAATAAAGTGTTTGATCGTGAACAACTTTTAAAAGAAGTATGGCATTATGAATTTTATGGTGATTTAAGAACAGTAGACACTCATGTTAAACGCCTGCGTGAGAAACTAAATCGTGTATCAGAAGATGCTGCACATATGATTCAAACTGTTTGGGGTGTTGGTTACAAATTCGAGGTAAAGTCTAATGACGAACCGACTAAATAG
- the xerD gene encoding site-specific tyrosine recombinase XerD, translating into METIIEEYLKFIQIEKGLSENTIGAYRRDLKKYQLYMQEQKIAHIDFIDRQTIQECLGSLIDQGASAKSIARFISTIRSFHQFALREKYAAKDPTVLIETPKYEKKLPDVLDVEEVIQLLETPDLTKNNGYRDRTILELLYATGMRVTELIQIEIDDVNLIMGFVKVFGKGNKERIIPLGDTVIEYLDTYINNVRSQLLKKTVTNVLFLNLHGRPLTRQGIWKLIKQYGLRANINKSLTPHTLRHSFATHLLENGADLRAVQEMLGHSDISTTQLYTHVSKTQIRQMYNQFHPRA; encoded by the coding sequence ATGGAAACAATTATCGAGGAATATTTAAAATTTATACAAATTGAAAAAGGGTTAAGTGAAAATACGATTGGCGCTTATCGCAGAGATTTGAAAAAATATCAATTATATATGCAAGAACAAAAAATTGCTCATATTGATTTTATAGATAGACAAACAATACAAGAATGCCTTGGTTCTCTAATAGATCAAGGTGCTTCCGCAAAATCCATTGCAAGATTTATTTCAACAATACGTAGTTTTCATCAATTTGCTTTACGCGAAAAATATGCTGCTAAAGATCCTACCGTTTTAATTGAAACACCTAAGTACGAGAAAAAACTTCCAGATGTTTTAGATGTTGAAGAAGTAATTCAGTTACTAGAAACACCGGATTTAACTAAAAATAATGGGTATCGCGATCGTACAATTTTAGAGTTATTATACGCAACAGGCATGCGTGTTACTGAATTAATACAAATCGAGATAGATGATGTCAACTTAATTATGGGATTTGTTAAAGTTTTCGGTAAAGGGAACAAAGAGAGAATCATTCCATTAGGTGACACTGTCATTGAATATTTAGATACTTATATCAATAATGTTAGATCTCAATTACTTAAAAAAACGGTAACGAATGTACTGTTTTTGAACTTGCATGGTCGACCTTTGACACGTCAAGGTATATGGAAGCTAATTAAACAATATGGTTTAAGAGCGAATATTAATAAATCTTTGACCCCACACACATTAAGACACTCGTTTGCTACACATTTACTAGAAAATGGCGCAGATTTACGAGCAGTTCAGGAGATGTTAGGTCATTCTGATATTTCTACCACTCAGTTATATACACATGTTTCTAAAACTCAAATCAGACAGATGTATAACCAATTTCATCCAAGAGCCTAG
- a CDS encoding DUF309 domain-containing protein produces MDRALIDFYYYFHKQQHYFLCHDILEEAWKSNINFSKKDGIVSLILFSTAMYHYRRGNTKGALVTLKKSLSTFEKAKDKALLQLNEQDYKILILSQIKSIEDSKSFKPVYIPVNNVFEKQIINTYPDYKFTTLSTQDEYIVNHHKNRDRSDVISARHQAMIKKQNIRSGKDLK; encoded by the coding sequence TTGGACAGAGCCTTAATCGATTTTTATTATTATTTTCACAAACAGCAACATTATTTCTTATGTCATGATATTTTGGAAGAAGCATGGAAATCAAATATAAATTTTTCTAAAAAGGATGGCATAGTGAGTTTAATTTTATTTTCAACTGCTATGTATCATTATAGAAGAGGTAATACAAAAGGTGCACTTGTAACTTTGAAAAAGTCATTGAGCACGTTTGAAAAAGCAAAGGATAAAGCGTTGTTGCAACTTAATGAGCAAGATTATAAAATATTAATTTTAAGTCAAATTAAATCCATTGAAGATTCAAAATCATTTAAACCTGTATACATACCGGTAAATAATGTTTTTGAAAAACAGATTATTAATACTTATCCAGATTACAAATTTACAACACTTTCAACTCAAGATGAATATATAGTTAATCATCATAAAAATCGAGATAGAAGTGATGTAATCAGTGCAAGACATCAAGCGATGATTAAAAAACAAAATATTAGGAGTGGAAAAGATTTAAAATAA
- a CDS encoding NUDIX domain-containing protein, translated as MEFNEKTFDRTVIYNGKIIDLEIHDVELPDGNTSRRELVYHNGAVAVCAITSNDEVLLVKQFRKPVEKALLEIPAGKLEQYEVREEAAKRELEEETGYVANNLKFITDMYGCPGFTNEKLTIYFSNNLSEGQLNLDEDEFVELHKVPISDIKALLDNHEIEDAKTIIGLQYILLNYNHSN; from the coding sequence ATGGAATTTAATGAAAAGACGTTTGATAGAACAGTAATTTATAATGGCAAAATTATAGATTTAGAAATTCATGATGTGGAGTTGCCTGATGGCAATACATCCAGAAGGGAATTAGTCTACCATAACGGTGCAGTGGCAGTCTGTGCAATAACGTCTAATGACGAAGTATTACTTGTTAAGCAATTTCGTAAACCAGTTGAAAAAGCTTTGTTAGAAATACCCGCTGGAAAATTAGAACAATATGAAGTTCGTGAAGAGGCTGCCAAACGAGAATTAGAAGAAGAAACAGGTTATGTGGCAAATAATTTAAAATTTATAACAGACATGTATGGTTGTCCTGGATTCACTAATGAAAAACTCACTATATACTTCAGCAATAATCTAAGCGAAGGGCAACTTAACCTAGATGAAGATGAATTTGTTGAATTGCATAAAGTACCGATTTCAGATATAAAAGCATTGCTTGATAATCATGAAATAGAAGATGCTAAAACCATAATTGGTTTACAATATATATTACTAAATTATAATCATTCTAATTAA
- a CDS encoding ATP-binding protein encodes MTNRLNSVVIKLWLTILFIVTTVLILLSAALITFIQYYYTQQTENAIREDASRISHLVEQADNKTLAIEHSQQLIDGSGGVIIMANKSSSIKSSNSNTKDKMLEEIHKNSQFQRVFSQGKSTTQNITISNNGNSHSYILLGYPMKAQENANSKYSAVFIYQDLKSIEDTNNAITIIILITAIIFIAVSTVFAFFLSNRITKPLRQLRTQAINISKGDYSKQTSVSTKDEIGELSHTFNNMSSEIQENIEALSTQKNIRDSLINSMIEGVLGLNDKREVILSNKMADDIIKSIDKTVYKEIEKQIEATFVSKDTEFQEYEINNKYYVIIMSYVERIQQDGRSGIVVIIRDMTNEHNLDQMKKDFIANVSHELRTPISLLQGYTESIVDGIVTEPEEIRDSLSIVLDETKRLNRLVNELLNVARMDAEGLTVNKEKQPIKPLLSKMQMKYRQQAEDLELNMSLEPNIDDELWEYDADRIDQVLTNLIDNATRYTQPGDSISITTTTDDSYQTLYIKDTGSGISPEHLELVFDRFYKVEASRTRGKQGTGLGLFICKMIIEEHGGTIKVESKVNKGTTFIIKLPKPKN; translated from the coding sequence ATGACGAACCGACTAAATAGTGTGGTAATAAAACTGTGGTTAACTATACTTTTTATAGTAACGACAGTTTTAATTTTATTAAGTGCGGCATTAATTACTTTTATACAATACTACTACACACAACAAACTGAAAATGCTATAAGAGAAGATGCGTCTAGAATCAGCCACTTAGTTGAACAAGCTGATAATAAAACTTTAGCCATAGAACACAGCCAACAATTAATAGATGGATCAGGTGGCGTTATTATAATGGCTAATAAGTCTTCAAGTATTAAAAGTTCAAATAGCAATACTAAAGACAAAATGCTTGAAGAGATACACAAGAATTCGCAATTCCAACGCGTCTTTTCTCAAGGAAAGTCTACCACTCAAAATATAACAATAAGTAATAATGGTAATTCCCATTCTTATATTTTGTTAGGCTATCCTATGAAAGCTCAAGAAAATGCAAATTCAAAATATAGTGCAGTATTCATTTATCAAGATTTAAAGTCTATTGAAGATACTAATAATGCAATTACCATTATCATTTTAATCACCGCCATTATATTTATCGCTGTTTCAACAGTATTTGCATTCTTTTTATCAAATAGAATTACTAAACCTTTACGACAACTTAGAACTCAAGCTATTAATATTTCTAAAGGTGATTATTCAAAACAGACAAGTGTCTCAACTAAAGATGAGATAGGCGAATTATCACATACGTTTAATAATATGAGTTCTGAAATACAAGAGAATATAGAGGCACTTTCAACTCAAAAAAATATAAGAGATAGTTTGATTAATTCTATGATTGAAGGTGTATTGGGTCTAAATGATAAGAGGGAAGTTATTCTTTCAAATAAAATGGCTGACGATATTATTAAATCAATAGACAAAACTGTATATAAAGAAATTGAAAAGCAAATTGAAGCTACATTTGTTTCAAAAGACACCGAATTCCAAGAATATGAGATTAACAATAAATATTACGTCATTATCATGAGTTATGTAGAGAGAATTCAACAAGATGGCCGTAGTGGAATTGTAGTCATTATAAGAGATATGACTAATGAACATAATTTAGATCAGATGAAGAAAGATTTCATTGCCAATGTTTCACATGAATTACGTACACCTATTTCGTTATTACAAGGTTACACTGAATCAATTGTAGATGGTATTGTCACTGAACCAGAAGAAATTCGAGATTCTTTATCAATTGTATTAGATGAAACGAAACGTTTAAATCGATTAGTAAATGAATTATTAAATGTGGCTCGCATGGATGCAGAGGGTTTAACTGTTAATAAAGAAAAACAACCTATTAAACCTTTACTATCTAAAATGCAAATGAAATATAGACAACAGGCTGAGGATTTAGAATTGAATATGTCATTAGAACCAAACATCGATGATGAATTGTGGGAATACGATGCCGATCGCATAGACCAAGTTCTAACAAATTTAATTGACAATGCCACACGTTATACTCAACCAGGTGATTCAATATCAATTACAACAACTACGGATGATTCCTATCAAACGTTGTACATTAAAGATACTGGTAGTGGCATATCTCCAGAGCATCTTGAACTCGTATTCGACAGATTTTATAAAGTAGAGGCTTCAAGAACTAGAGGTAAACAGGGAACTGGTTTAGGACTATTTATCTGTAAAATGATAATCGAAGAACATGGTGGTACTATTAAAGTTGAAAGTAAAGTAAACAAAGGTACAACATTCATAATTAAGTTACCAAAGCCTAAAAATTAA
- a CDS encoding segregation and condensation protein A produces the protein MYEVKLDAFNGPLDLLLHLIQKYEIDIYDIPMKSLTEQYMQYVHAMKQLEINVASEYLVMASELLMIKSKLLLPQHDVDDNLEEDPREDLVGRLIEYQNYKEYTQLLTEKKEEREHYFTKHPTDLSHLEKNVTWDECQTLDLTDLIVAYQRVKSRLALNKPKTVEIIKESFTIQQATEKVTTQLRHHTSFNFFSLFTFSEPIEQVVTHFLAILEMSKSGVINIEQVRSFDDIRIIRGVNFNIG, from the coding sequence ATGTATGAAGTAAAATTAGATGCCTTTAATGGCCCGTTAGATTTGCTACTCCACTTAATTCAAAAATATGAAATTGATATTTATGATATACCAATGAAATCATTAACAGAACAATATATGCAATATGTCCACGCTATGAAGCAACTAGAAATTAATGTAGCTAGTGAATATTTAGTTATGGCTTCAGAGCTATTAATGATAAAAAGTAAATTATTACTCCCTCAACATGATGTAGACGATAATCTTGAAGAAGATCCACGTGAAGATTTGGTAGGTCGATTAATTGAATATCAAAATTATAAAGAATACACACAATTGTTAACTGAGAAAAAAGAAGAGCGAGAGCACTATTTTACTAAACACCCAACTGACTTATCCCATCTTGAGAAAAACGTCACATGGGATGAATGCCAAACCTTAGATTTAACGGATTTAATTGTTGCTTATCAACGTGTTAAAAGCAGATTAGCTCTTAATAAGCCTAAGACAGTTGAAATAATTAAAGAAAGCTTCACTATTCAACAAGCTACTGAAAAGGTAACGACACAATTAAGGCATCATACATCTTTTAACTTCTTCAGTTTATTTACTTTTAGCGAGCCAATAGAACAGGTGGTTACTCACTTTTTAGCTATATTGGAAATGTCTAAATCAGGAGTAATCAACATTGAACAGGTTAGAAGTTTTGATGATATACGTATCATTAGAGGAGTGAATTTTAATATTGGATAA
- a CDS encoding aldo/keto reductase — MQKNILKSGIEISELGLGCMSLGTEYANAEPIIEKAIESGITYFDTADIYDKGTNEEIVGKALKKYQNRDDIVIGTKVGNRPTEDGGTTWDPSKKYIKESVKGSLKRLGLNHIDLYQLHGGTIDDPLDETISAFNELKQEGIIKAYGISSIRPNVIDYYLKHSEIETIMSQFNLIDNRPEQLLNDIHAKGVKVLARGPVFKGLLTSNSIDALDHKFSEGIFEYTHHDLGETIASVKEIESNLSALSFEYLKSHDALGAIIVGASSPQQLEENVNNYNKKVSLDQVKAARERVKNLEYTQHLK, encoded by the coding sequence ATGCAAAAGAATATTTTAAAGAGTGGCATCGAAATTTCAGAATTAGGGTTAGGTTGTATGAGTTTAGGTACAGAGTATGCTAATGCTGAACCTATCATTGAAAAAGCAATCGAAAGTGGTATCACTTATTTTGATACTGCTGATATTTATGATAAAGGGACTAATGAAGAAATTGTGGGCAAAGCTTTAAAAAAATATCAAAATCGTGATGATATTGTAATTGGAACAAAAGTTGGAAATCGCCCTACTGAAGATGGAGGTACAACATGGGACCCTTCTAAGAAATATATTAAAGAAAGTGTAAAGGGATCATTAAAACGATTAGGACTAAATCATATAGATCTATATCAATTGCATGGTGGTACAATAGATGATCCATTGGATGAAACGATTAGTGCATTTAATGAATTAAAGCAAGAAGGTATCATTAAGGCATATGGTATTTCTTCAATACGCCCAAATGTTATTGATTATTATTTAAAACATAGTGAAATCGAGACAATTATGTCACAATTTAATTTAATTGATAATCGTCCAGAACAATTATTGAATGACATCCATGCGAAAGGCGTTAAAGTGTTAGCACGCGGACCTGTATTTAAAGGGTTGTTAACTTCCAATAGTATTGATGCTTTAGATCATAAATTTAGTGAGGGCATATTTGAGTATACACATCATGATTTAGGAGAAACTATTGCCTCTGTTAAAGAAATAGAAAGTAATCTTAGTGCTTTATCTTTTGAATATTTAAAATCTCATGATGCACTTGGCGCAATTATCGTTGGCGCTAGTTCGCCACAACAATTAGAAGAAAACGTTAATAATTACAATAAAAAAGTAAGTCTTGATCAAGTGAAGGCAGCTCGAGAAAGAGTTAAGAACTTAGAATATACTCAACATTTAAAATAG
- a CDS encoding ferredoxin, with protein MAKYTIVDMDTCIACGACGAAAPDIYDYDDEGIAFVILDDNQGTAEVPEELYEDMEDALEGCPTDSIKIEEEPFDGDALKFE; from the coding sequence TTGGCAAAGTATACAATCGTTGATATGGATACATGTATTGCTTGTGGAGCATGTGGTGCTGCCGCACCTGACATTTACGATTATGACGACGAAGGTATTGCTTTCGTAATCCTTGATGATAATCAAGGTACTGCAGAAGTACCAGAAGAATTATATGAAGATATGGAAGATGCACTTGAAGGTTGTCCAACTGATTCAATTAAGATTGAAGAAGAACCATTTGATGGTGATGCTCTTAAATTTGAATAG
- a CDS encoding helix-turn-helix domain-containing protein — MHSIITYASNHSFDYKTNKSIYNILNGKKSHQTFFDACSQQLLSLYHSLPKLKYPSFERFLDTYDNQNTDISIHPRYTYDSMIQTFSCIQLLIQTITHFKNNHLNFIPITQQITVQSRVKQIYSKILEQNLVDDFEKEIEQIFHFIDEKCSNNCLIHYYLQGYEEPMYTRQQVSLIEGIPVTKLFVLELNNLVQMMFALENDKQFPILTQTIILPTLLNKTTITYHQLLKGLSMDEVAVTQNVKINTIEDHVLELFIKGYFSEYQTFVNGPQTSEFIAFYDQNRGQRLKLYKEEFDRLTYFQIKLLIVGIERGELIA; from the coding sequence ATGCATTCAATTATTACATATGCATCAAATCATTCATTCGATTATAAAACCAATAAAAGTATTTATAACATTTTGAATGGAAAAAAATCACATCAAACATTTTTTGATGCATGTTCCCAACAACTTTTATCATTATATCATAGTTTACCTAAATTAAAATATCCGTCTTTTGAGCGATTTTTAGATACCTATGATAATCAAAATACTGACATTTCAATACATCCAAGATATACATACGATAGTATGATTCAAACTTTTAGTTGTATTCAATTACTAATACAAACTATAACCCATTTTAAAAACAACCACTTGAACTTTATACCAATTACACAACAAATAACTGTTCAAAGTAGAGTGAAACAAATCTATTCAAAAATACTGGAACAAAATTTAGTTGATGATTTTGAAAAAGAAATCGAGCAAATCTTTCATTTTATTGATGAAAAATGTAGTAACAACTGTTTAATCCATTATTACCTACAAGGTTATGAAGAACCTATGTATACGCGACAGCAGGTTTCATTAATAGAAGGTATACCTGTAACTAAGTTATTTGTACTTGAACTCAATAATTTAGTGCAGATGATGTTCGCATTAGAAAATGATAAACAATTTCCTATATTAACTCAAACCATCATATTACCGACTTTGTTAAATAAAACGACAATTACGTATCATCAATTACTCAAAGGGCTTTCTATGGATGAGGTTGCAGTGACCCAAAATGTTAAAATTAACACAATCGAAGATCACGTTCTTGAATTATTTATAAAAGGATATTTTTCAGAATACCAAACCTTTGTTAATGGCCCACAAACAAGTGAATTTATAGCATTTTATGATCAAAACAGAGGACAAAGATTAAAATTATATAAAGAAGAATTTGATCGATTAACTTATTTTCAAATTAAATTGTTAATAGTCGGTATTGAAAGAGGTGAATTGATTGCTTGA
- the scpB gene encoding SMC-Scp complex subunit ScpB has protein sequence MDKHGIIESLLYTAGDEGLDEKQLLEILEINQAKLSELISSYTSSGLIIQKFGSTYILTSKKEASPYIEQLIEQKSNMKLSQAAMETLSIIAYNQPLSRSDIELIRGINSDGAVRTLIARGLIEAKDVENSRSHALQTTDLFLNVFGIEKIEDLPTTEEDEEEMDDFFSNLVNQKGDTK, from the coding sequence TTGGATAAACACGGAATCATAGAATCATTACTATACACAGCTGGGGATGAAGGGCTTGACGAAAAACAGTTATTAGAAATTCTCGAGATTAATCAAGCTAAACTATCTGAATTAATTTCATCATACACCTCTAGTGGTTTAATAATTCAAAAATTTGGTTCAACATATATTTTAACTTCAAAAAAAGAAGCTTCACCTTATATTGAACAATTAATTGAACAAAAATCTAATATGAAATTATCTCAAGCCGCAATGGAAACATTATCAATTATTGCATATAATCAGCCATTGAGTCGTAGTGACATAGAATTAATTAGAGGAATTAATTCTGATGGTGCAGTTAGAACATTAATTGCACGTGGATTAATTGAAGCTAAAGATGTAGAAAATTCTCGTAGTCATGCTTTACAAACAACGGATTTGTTTTTAAATGTATTTGGAATAGAAAAAATTGAGGATTTACCAACAACTGAAGAAGATGAAGAAGAAATGGATGATTTCTTTAGTAATTTAGTGAATCAAAAAGGAGATACAAAATGA
- a CDS encoding Fur family transcriptional regulator, with product MEERLNRVKQQLQQSSYKLTPQREATVRVLIENEKDHLSAEDVYLKVKDKAPEIGLATVYRTLELLAEIKVVDKINFGDGVARFDLRKEGAKHFHHHLVCMECGKVDEIHEDLLPQVEERVETEYNFKILDHRLTFHGVCAECQAKGK from the coding sequence ATGGAAGAACGATTAAATCGAGTTAAACAACAATTACAACAATCTTCATATAAATTAACACCACAAAGAGAAGCCACAGTACGAGTTCTAATTGAAAATGAAAAGGATCACCTAAGCGCGGAAGATGTTTATTTAAAAGTGAAAGACAAAGCACCTGAAATAGGACTAGCCACTGTTTATAGAACATTAGAACTTTTAGCTGAAATAAAAGTAGTTGACAAAATTAATTTTGGTGATGGTGTTGCACGCTTTGATTTAAGAAAAGAGGGTGCTAAACACTTCCATCACCATTTAGTGTGTATGGAATGTGGTAAAGTTGATGAAATTCATGAAGACTTATTACCTCAAGTTGAAGAAAGAGTAGAAACAGAATATAACTTTAAAATTCTTGATCACAGATTAACTTTTCACGGCGTTTGCGCTGAATGCCAAGCTAAAGGAAAATAG